TATTACAGGCTTCACTAGCAGctccttttttatatatatatattttcagcATAATAACTCACATGGAGTTTTCTGGAGTAATGGCAAATATATGCAGCTATACTTTAAACAGATGATAATCATAGGCTGAGCATGAATATGAGACAGTGCAGCAATTCAGTTTAACATGTACACATCCAATTGTTCACTTCCTAGTTCCTACAAGCAGCAAGCAGCCCAGCACCATAAATtcagcagcaagcagcaaaaTTCACAGCAAACAGCAAGCATGATAGATCGCTGAAATAAATTTTGGTACAGTTTGAATAAGATCCAACCAAATTTGGCTCAATCCAAAATTTTCGGCGGAGAAAACTGCGAACCATGATAGATCGCTGGCGAGAACGAACTCTGTTCTGTCTCGTCAAAATTGTGCAATGGATGATATCTTGATAATATACTCCGTATATGCTCTGCCtctaattactactccctccatcctaaaataaaaaatttaagtaattattatttctttttctatcatttgatttattgttaaatatacttttatgtatgcatatagttttacacatttcacaaaagtttttgaataagacgaacgatcaaatatgtttaaaaaagtcaacggtgtcaaatatttattacCACCACCATGCAGTAATTACCTCACGGGTCACCGTGTCGAGCCCTATTATTCAGCTTGCATGTGGAAGATGAACTGGATCACCTACGGAAGGCAGGGTGCCACCCATTGTACAAGTAGCGAGTCTCGTGCAGATGCtgtggcggcggccgacgggtaGGACGTTCTGCACCAACACCTGCAGGATGAGCTTCCTTTTCCCTAGATGAAGATGACCTAGCTCTCCATGTGGCAATCTTGGTGTTTATCTGGTCAGTGACATCCTGACTTTCTCCGTCGATATCAAACTCTTCAAGAACAGCTGCATTTTCTACCAAGAACATCACAAGTTCGACTTGGGAACACGTAAGCTTTCCCTTCTGAAATTGCACAGTTACTTTTCTCAGAGAGTTCTTCCAACAATCGTTGAGTTCTTGTCTTCCCCTGTCAGCAGCTGAAACCGCACAGCGATCACAGTAATCGGACTCGTCAAATCTGCACGCCATGGATTCCAGATAACCTGCCAGGTCCGGGCTCTCATGGAGATACTTCGACGAGCTGAATCTTATCCAGAGCTCACGGATCACCGGGCACCTTTGTAGCAGCTCCCCGAtagccgttgccgccgccgccgccgagccgttGCCCATGGCAAATCCACACAATTCCTCTATGACGAGGTGCTTGAGGTTAGGGAAGCAAGGCAATCGCTCAAACTTGATATCACCAACAATGGAGTACACCGTCAGCTTCAAAACCTTGACATGGCACATGTCGTGGAGAAGAGACCTGAATATTTCCGTGCCGGAGATTGACTCCAGGTTAGCCTTTTCCAAGAACGGCGCAGGTGGTTTCAGCGAGATGGACTGCTCGTAAGATGAGTTCTGGGCGTAGCGGAAGCAGATCAACGCCGGCGCATCGAGCTCGAAGCTGCGGCAAAACA
The Oryza glaberrima chromosome 8, OglaRS2, whole genome shotgun sequence DNA segment above includes these coding regions:
- the LOC127781077 gene encoding putative FBD-associated F-box protein At5g56820, whose product is MASDRLSELPDDLLIRILSFVPVKEAASTTLLSRRWRNPLWLETGTFNVDLTSEQFSNHAHNCLAMWRDEGDAREALRRDRRPRRLKKLSVTVTASRDDDNYYSDFSEYLNPFVFHGKCVRMLRNVEELRLECQIDAAGAGPLSSSSPPRYTYAMPGPEYNLRLHHLPCEDFRVLHLTGCSLKEEIHLCLRNRIAYPCLTTLRLRRCTVPLGELQRLITAAPALADVCLESVTFPDQGSVGGMTTDKRVRLHCPAVTAFAMVNCHMFCRSFELDAPALICFRYAQNSSYEQSISLKPPAPFLEKANLESISGTEIFRSLLHDMCHVKVLKLTVYSIVGDIKFERLPCFPNLKHLVIEELCGFAMGNGSAAAAATAIGELLQRCPVIRELWIRFSSSKYLHESPDLAGYLESMACRFDESDYCDRCAVSAADRGRQELNDCWKNSLRKVTVQFQKGKLTCSQVELVMFLVENAAVLEEFDIDGESQDVTDQINTKIATWRARSSSSREKEAHPAGVGAERPTRRPPPQHLHETRYLYNGWHPAFRR